The stretch of DNA AATCTTGACAGACCTCAAACTGGGCTTGGTAGCAGAGCCCTTCTTGATACACATCTCCCTGCAGAATCTCAAGGTAGGGCTGCTGTGCTTGCAAAAGCATTGCGTGAGCCAGAGCAAATAAAGtgtcggggtttttttttcttatttatgatACTTGCAGCACAAGAGCTCCTTGTAAGACAGTGGTGAGccaattttctgcttgtttgaatAAGGCACAAGTTCCTTAAACGTCACCCATTGTGTATTCTTGCAAGGATGGCTGCCTTGACAAACAAGTTAGAACTATGTTCAGAGCTCGCTGTCTGGTGCTCCTGCGCTGCCAGTGACGCAAAGGATAAACACACAGATCGGCTACTGTCTCACTCCAGCACAGTCGTGGTGACAGgagattttaaattgttttccccCTGTCTTCTCTGATCTAACCCCATTTGAACTGTAGGTTCGCTCTCCCAATGAAGCTATGGGTGCACTGACCAGTAGCATTTTGGGCCGTTCTCTGCATGCAGGACAAAGCACCTCCCCAGAGTAAGTCCTTGGATGGTAACAGAGTTGTACAACAGATAAAGCtgccttgcttgtttttttcGCTCTAAATTATGGAGATAAGGGATCTTGTCCTTGTActttgctttttgctgtcttTCCACCTCCCCCATTTTGTTCATTTGTGTCATTTGATCTTGGCTGGTTCCAGCTCCCAGATTCAAAGCCCCAAGAGCTGCCTGCCAAAACCCAACAGGTTGTGCAAGAGTTTTGCCCGCCTCAGTGCAAGGTCTGTTCAGTGTCCACTCCCCTTTGCTTGAGTGTGGAGAGGGGTTATACCTCCAGTGACAGTTTAATGTGCTGTTCTGATTCAATTTCCTCAATTTTTACCAAGGGCTACTTGGAAATAGGTGAGAGACTGTAATTTCTAGAATAAAATGAAGCTGGGATACACAAAATGGGATGAATGTTTAAAAAACACATCCACATCCTGAGACCTTTtctaaataattaagaaataaactgcaaacaagtgcattttttctgtgttgttccTGTTTCCAAAAAGCTGATAGACAAAGGACAGGGAGGAAAAACGGCCTCTGAGGTGATGGAgacaaatgaaaatacagcacCAGAAGCACTACCCTAGAGCCAGGAATAATACAATCAAATGCCATATAACACAACCAGATAAAAATGTCTTTGGTTTTGTGGGCTGTGCAGTGCAGGCAGCAAACTGGAAAAAACTTAATGACAGAACATTTCCAGGAGGCACATGAAAAGATCTTTGAAGTCCAGCTAGGACTAACGGATCAACTGAACCATAAATAAAGGAGCAAAGCGAACCCACGCTGCTAATCTTGCTGCCCACTGCTGAGATCAATGAACACTTCTCATGATATTTCAGAATAGGGACATGCAACCATTTTGAAGCACAAAGACTTCTCAGACTATTACCTGTGCAGAGCCACATTCACACTCCTTTTCCCTACTCCTGTAGCGTTTAAGATTCCTTTGCACTAAAGTAGGTTGACATGAACTCAAGCACCTGCCACAATACTCTACGAGTCTTCATTTCCAGTGTGTTGGTGCTGCGTGCAGGCGCTCTAGAGGGTAAACTGTACTGCAGGGAAGCTGAAGTGTGCACGTACACAGCCGCTCTCCCTATTCTGgccaagaaactgaaaaaatccTATTGTGCAGTTCTAAATCTGAAAAATGACTCTGAAAATAGGTGCGTGGTGCAGCGAACACAATACTTCATGTGGGGATGCAACTTGTTCACCAGACGCTGGCAGACTGACCAGTCTAACAATAATCCCCATTCCCAAGAAGTTCTCAGAGCTGAAGTCTTGGCAAAGCGCTATAAAATGAAGCACCTGAAAGTGTTCCAGTTCGTAATTTAACCAGTCAATGAGCTGCTGGCTCAGCATCCAAACCTTTTCGCCACCTTTTTTCACGATCTGTTCACAAGTAAAAGAGCAACTGATCCTCCAGTTCCCTCTCCCTGAGGTTCCTGTGGCTCTTTCCAAGGATTTGTGCGTGACATACAGCTCTCTGGCACAGCACTGATAAAAAGGTGTCAGCTGAGCCGAGGTGGGTTTGACTGAGGGTGACTTTGCTCTGAGTGGTTTGACTGCTCTATCTTCCAGAGTCCCAGAAGTCCCTGTGCTCAGCCATTTCACCTTCCCCGAGTCACAGCTGTGAAACGCTGCGGGCTCCGTGCAAGGGCTTGAATTCAGTCTGAGCTTTAGTTCTCCTCCGCTTGTGTGGAAATCTGAAATGACAAATACCAGGGAGACAGGAAAGTCATTTCACTGCGAGTACGCAGAGGTAATGCCTGCAGAGAAGTCCTCCGCGCTTCACTGCCACTCAGGGCGTCACCTCGCAGGGCCGTGCAGACTACGTGACCAAAGAATTACCTTCTGAACTGAGAATCATACTGAGATCCAGCGGTGCAAGATTAATGCTGGCTTAGAGATGTCCCACAAGGGCCCCGTTTGTGGTGTGACACATCCTCGCACGGACACATTACAAAAACAAGTGTTTACCTTGTGAGAGCTGCAGTGGGGTGCTGTGGGAGAGTGGGCTCCCAAGCCCCTGCTGTGTCAGCCAAGGCTGTGGATGGGAACAAGGGCTCCTGCTCCCTCAGCACTTACTACCAGCCTCTCTTTTGGTAATTTACGAGTAATGGTAAATTACCATTACTCGCAGACTACCTTCTTTTCCTGAAGCAGGCCTACAGGCACAGTCCCACAACCTTCGTGGGATGGGGAACCCTGAACCCCCGGCTCCTGCCGTGCACTGCTGCCCCTGCGGAGAAGCCTCTGCCGGCATCCTCCGGCATTTTCCCGTCCTCGCCCCGCAGGAGACTTCAGCCCTGAGACCCCTCCAAGGCGCGGACCCCGCTACCCCCACGGTCCCCGCCTGCACCAGGGAGGCCGGAGCCCCGCGcagccgccggccgccgccacctcccctcAGGGCCGCCACCTCCCCTcagggccgccgccgccttccctcAGGGCCGCTAcctcccctcagcgccgccaCCGCCGCTCAGCGCCCGCCGCAGCCCGGGGGAGGGCACCTCCCGCCCGCGCACGGCTCGGCCCCCGCCTGCCCGCGGGGGGCGGCTCCGGGCGGCGGGCGGACTGAGGCGCGGCAGCCTCCCCGCGGGtcgggtcgggccgggccgggccgggcggcggcaggatggggctggagcTGTACCTGGACCTGCTCTCGCAGCCCTGCCGCTCCATCTACATCTTCGCCCGCAGCAACAACATCCCCTTCGAGTTCAAGCACGTGGAGCTCTTCAAAGGTGGGACGGGcacggccgcccgcccgccggccccgagCTGCCCCGGAGGCggtggcgggcggcgggcggcgcggccggggcgggctgcAGCCCGCCGGGGGCCGCGGGCTCAGCGCCCCTCTCTTGGCTCTTGGCAGACTCGGTGCTGGGGAAGAAgcaggcggcggggagcggcgcggagcaGCCCCGCGCAGGTGAGGCGCGGTGAGGGAGGGTCCCCCCGCATCGGGCAccggcaccccccaccccggtgcGACCGTCCTGTCAGGCGGGCCCGTTCCCGTGTCCAgcggcggccccgcgggcggGAAGGGGACAGGCCCCCGGGCCTGTAAAGCGATCCCCGggcgggggctgtgggggccgagGCCGGGCTGAGCCCCCGGGCGCTGGCAGGGCCCCGCGGGGCAGAGCGGCCGTCGCTCCGGTCGCGCGTGGCCGTTGCTGTCGTGGCCCCAGAGGAGCCTCTTTGGCCTCCTCCGTGCAGGAGCAGTAGCCCGGCCGTCGCCCCTCCAGCTCGGCTCTCTGGACAGCATCCCACCGCTGCTGCTTCTCTGGGAACGGAGGAGTTATTGGGCCGGTTGGGGCCGTTCCCATTGCCAGCTTCAGTTCGGTCCGTCCCAGATCGGTGGAGATGTCAGATCAGTGGAGGGTCCTCTCCCCGCTAAAGCAATGTCAGCCCATGTTTCTGGACACTCAGTCCCAGCTGAAGGAGGAAACGCTTGAACCCTGGCAGCCAGCAAAATGCTGGAGCTAGTGGAAGCAGGAGATGACCCATTTATGAGAGGGATGCAGAGGTGCAGAGCTCACAGGAGGCTTTTCTGGGGTCTCACCCACATGTCCTCTCACGACAGGGTCCCATCCTGCCCGGGGAGGTGAAACAAGTCAAGCCTGCCCAGACTTGCATTCCAGAGCTAAATCCATTCCCAGTCCCTGGAAGCTCTGCTTGGCCCGTTGGGAGGGAAGGAGTAGCTCCGCAGATAACCTGAGTGATTTTAAATACATGCTCTGCCGAGGGGCCTGGATACGGTCGTTTGACCATGCAGCTCTTATTCCCAGGGCAGTCTCATGGCTGTGCTGCATCTATTTTTGTGGATCCCCAAGGAATGTTTCTCCAGCCATTTGTAGCAACTTAGTCACAGTGACAGTTGAGGAGTGCTCTGGGGACGGTGTACTTTGCAGAAACACTCAGCTGTTCAGTCTTGTCCAACTGTGTAAGATGACTATTGTCCATTTACATATTGCATTTTCCTagtaaattgtttcttttttgcctAAGGCAAAGCATACTACTTGGAAATCCCTGGCTGCGGAGATGATTAGGCAGGGACGTGATTGGCAaatagactgatttttttttcctttctacttcagTAAAATCTTGTCCACTGCTCTTTTTACCTACCAGTTAAATCTCCTTCCCTGCACTATGACTTATGCTTAAGAATTCTTCCTGTGTGCAGCCTGCCCTGCTTTTTGGCAGTGTATACTCTTCTTATTAAAGTTATTCCTCAAAGCCTAGCAATAcacacagtgtgtgtgtgtatatatatatcctTGGAGAACATCAAGAACTAATTAAACCAGATGCAACTGATGTTAAACAGTACCATAAGTCAAGTCAACATCACAGGAATGATAAAGATAGCCCACCTAATACCACTAAACAAAAAGGCTAGCTCTGCTTGCTGGAAGAGAGACACAAGCTTAAACTCTGCTAAAGGGCAAATACAAATATTGGTCTCTATTTTAATACAATAAGCAGTCGGTCCTAATGAAGCAACATGGAATTAGTGTTCACACCAGGCTTTTACCAGTTTTCAGGTCAGTGGCAGAGTCTCGGCACAGGTCTGTTATGTCTGTATGCAAAAACCTGTATGAGCCAAAGCAAATAAAGCGCCATCTCTGGGCTGCGGTGTGGGCTGTGTAACAGACAGTGATGTACTGTCCAACCTGTTGTGATGACATGTTAGTCCCATCAGGGGACTAACATGTTCAGTATTCCTGCTAGGACTGCTGCACGATGAAAGCAGACTGAAATCTGATTCAGGCTGCCCTCACCCACTGCTTATTTCTCATATCGTTGTTTCTCAGTTGCCTGCTACTTTGGATAATaaacagagacagcagaaaaacCGGACAGCTAGGTCTGAGAATTCACTGCTTGTTAGTTGTAAATGTTATTGACTTGCAACCTTCTACTGCATTTTTGCAAAGACCACCTGAACTCTACAGATCTCACCAGAGCTGGGTGTGTGATGACCAACAGGCCTTTGGAGCCCTTCTAAAAGCACAGGACCAAGCACCTTCCCAGAGCAACTCCTTGCATGACAGTAGATTTGCCTCACTCTTTTTATGATATAAATCATGGACATAAGGCACCTTGTCCTTGTAGTTTGCCTGCTAGCTTgattttcaggaatattttttattattattcaagtTTCTCAGTTATTAGGCTTAACTTGCACTTTCTGTCTTATTTAATTAATAAGAGCCACTTTCTGGCTCTTATTCTTAAGAAGCTCATTCTTCCTACCTCTCCTGACAATGCTGCCTGGTTCTGCTGTGCATGTGGAACCTCTTACCCAGCTAAGCTGGAGGCCACTCTCACCGCAGGTAGGCACAGACATTTCCCAGTGAGATCAAACACGTGGGTTTGAATTCCCTCAGACAGCAAATGGATGTGAACCTTAGTCTCTGATGAAGCTACTTacactggaatttaaaaaaaacacttctcAGAGAAGAAACAAGGTAGAGGCTAGTCAGCTAGGAAGGAGAACAGGGCAATAACGTTTGCTCTGATTGATTTGTCTCATTATGTGAAATCAATATTGGGAGAGTAGTCTCTAACGTGTAATGCAGCAACCTTCCTTTCTCCCACCCGTTCCCAAAGCCAACTGCAAATAAACTTGATAGTCCAAAGGCTGGTTTTATTTCTTGGAGActatttcctggttttatttcttggagacttaagagtggctggaaagctgcccagcagaaaaggacctgggggtgctggtggacggccagcttaacatgagccagcagtgtgcccaggtggccaagaaggccaacagcatcctggcttgtatcaggattagcgtggccagcaggagtagggaggtGATCGTGCCTCTGGCACTGGTGAcgcctcaccttgagtgctgtgttcagttctgggcccctctgtacataCAAGAGgaacactgaagtgctggagcgtgtccagaggagagctaccaggctggtgagggctctggagaccaggtcacatgaggagaggctgagggagctgggcatgtttatagtttggagaagaggaggctgaggggagacctcactgccctctgcaactacctgaaaggaggttgcagagaggtgggtgttggcctcttctcccaggtgaatgacaggaccagaggaaatggtccgaggttgcggcaggggaggtttagattagatatcaggaagaattacttgactgaaagagtggtcaggcactggaccagcctgcccagggaggtggttgagtcaccatccctagaggtatttaaggaaacatctagatgtggcacttcagggcatgctctagtggcagagattgtaggggcggggtgtgtgggtgtgggtgtgggtgtgtgggtgtgtgtgcgcgcgtgtgtgtgtgtgtgtgtgcgcgtctgtgtgtctgtgtgtctgtgtgtgtgtctgtctctgtctctgtctctgtgtctctgtgtctCAAAGCTCCTTTCCATGTTTGTCCAGTAATAGAAATACTATTACAcatgtattagaaatagtgtgaccagcagaagtagggaggtgattgtccccttgtactctacactggtgaggccacaccttgagtattgggcacctcaatacgagagagatatcaaggtgctggagcgagtgcagaggagggcaatgaagctggtgaagggcatgcagaataaatcttatgaggagcgactgaaggagctgggactgtttagtttgaggaagaggaggctgaggggagacctcatcactctctacaactacttgaaaggacactgtagagaggttgttgctggtctcttctcataggtaattagcgatagaacgagagggaatggcttcaagctgcaacagggtaggtttagactagacattaggaaacaattcttcacagaaagagtaaTCAGACAtcggaataggctgcccagggaggtggtggagtcaccaaccctgaatgtgtttaagagtcgtttagatgtgatgttaggggatatggtgtaggggagaactttgtagagtggggttgatggttggactcaatgatcccaagggtcttttccaacctaaacgattctatgtcCTAAAGCAGACACTGCCACTGCTTCCTGAATGGGAACAAGTAGTTCTCGGGGATGTAGATCACTGTCTGTTAGTtaatggcccttttttttttgacaaagggATTTTTGTACAAGACCTTCTGCTGGTCATGCTGATTTGATCAGGATTTGCACCCTAAATGTCATGTATCCTTCTAGAGAGCACTTcaaacaagcaaagcaaacaaattccTCACACCTTTTCCTGCATAGGTGTTCCCTGGACTTTTGTACAATTCCCTGACATTTAACTGCTGACTTGGCAAGTCCAGTGCCTGCAGTGGGAAACTGAAAACCTGGTTAGATAATCAGCTCCTAATGCCTCCAGACTCCAAGGGACTGTGGAGTTTAAACTCTTATGTGATAGCGTCTTCCTCCTGCATTTTCCTGACAGAGGTAGGTTCTGTGCAGAGCCAGGAGTAACACAGAGCTAGGAGTAATGCAGGGTAGAAGTGTTTCAACTTCCCTGCCCCTAGCAAATGTCCACCGTGGCAGAACGAGTTATTTTGTGAGCCTGCTGTTGTATTGCTGGCAGTCATGTTTTTCCCATCCCAGCAAAAACTCTGGAAACATCCTCATCTGTGTGTCTGCCGAGGGATCAGCAATTGACAGCATTTGCTTTCTTTGTAAATGCCTAATTCCCTCTGCTCTTCAGAgacaaataaacaggaaaaagatttTGCTTCTTGTGTCCAAAAGCCAGCCGAGTTGTCTTTGATTAATTAGCCACTGCAGTGATCTCTGTAGGCAAAAGGCTTTTCAGTTGCTTTCCATCATTACTCCATCCTAGCTAGAGTCAGCCACATttaaaaactgcaggaaaattactttgtttttggTGTTGCCTGTGGGAACAGGAACAGGAGTAGCAACCATTTGCCCTCCTTAGGATGCTCTGCGTGCAAACTCAGCCTTTCCAAACCTTGCTTCCTTGGCAAATGCTAGGTATTTTTTAGTTGCTCAGTTGTCTTCATCCTAACTTCTGTCTTTTCCCCGCCAGTCTCTAAAGCCTTAGGACACACTGTTCTCAAGTTAGTTAACTGTTCCTGGTTATCTGCAATAGTGTTTTCAATGCCAGCACCTTCAGCATGGTATCTAAATACCTCCTGTGGAGTGGTTTTTCACTAAGTTTTGTAAGTATTGCTGGTACCTGAGTCAAGCAACAGAATTCCTGTATAAAAACATGAACTGCACCATGCCACATGCCAGGCCTCAGCCGACTGCCCTCTGCAGATAGCTTTTACACTGACTCTTGAATCTCATTACCTTTTAATTGTGAATTATGACCATATAGGGAAAACCTAACACAGTTCACTGATTGTCCAGTTGGCTACAGGTATTTCATTTATCATTCACTGGCAGATACACTTCTAACCTCTCACTTGTCTGATCATGTTCTCAGGGCCATCAAATAGCGAAGGGGCCGGCAAAATCAGCCTCTTGAAGAAAGTACCAGCACTAAAGGACGGAGACTTCACCCTAGCAGAATGGTAAGAACTCAGTCCTTAGACTTCCTTGGGTACCAGTAATCTGCACAGCATTTAGGAGATGTCATTCCTGCTGAATGATTAAGTATCACAGAATTTATGAACATGTCACTCATTTTTAATAGTATAACCTCGTCTGTTCTGTTCccattttctgtttgaattatCTTTCAGAATGTAAACAAATCAGCTGACTTAACTTCTTGATCTTATCCTGAATGCAGTTATCTCAAAATGGGATTGTaaacatttctgggaaatgtttgAAGCTTATAAAAATCCTTTTTACCCTaggaaaaaattctgtttatCTCAATTAGTCATAAAGGCCAAGTGAACACCTACAGAGGTAAAATTTAGGTTTTGCACTATAAGATCAATATGGATACTGGTTAATGGTGTCATAATACTGAAATAATCAAACTATAGTAGTATCAGCACAGTAGGAGGgtctgcattttcttctgttttgtcagCACAGGATTTTCTGTGGCATCTCTTTTTGTAGTCACAGCCTACATATTGTTGCAGATGACTAAGATATTTTTCCATCTGACTTCTCCTGCCAATTAGTGAAAGTATAACATCTGGACAAACACAAAAAGATTCTGTAGGCTCTCCCTGCTGGgacttccactgacttcagtggaagctgCAGGCTAGAGACAGATCTGATGAAAAGGCAAAATAACCCATTAGAGAGTTTCATTTAGTACACAAGTGCATAAATGTGCACAAGTCTCAGAGAGATGAGTCAGAACATGCGAGGAACAAGTGGGGTTAACATCGCTGACTGACAGGTGATTATGGAGGTTTATCGTTGGTTTACCCCAGTACTGTCTAGCAGTTGTCTGCAACATAGAACAGTGCTGTGATTTTCCAGCAGGTGAAAGTTTTCATGGGAATTAAGGTGATTAAGTGCCATCTCTGATGTCACCATGAATTAGATGCCTATATACGGTCCTAGACTCCATTGGAAATCCTGATCTGAATGCTTTTTAGTGGAAGCAGCAAGTTcagaaggggcaggagagggagttTAGGCGAAAGCATTCTGCATCGTAACTGCCTGACCCCTTTCTTGTCTCTTGTTAATGTCTGAACAGCACTGCCATTCTGCTGTATCTGAGTCGAAAGTACAACACTCCCGACCACTGGTACCCATCAGACATACAAAAACGAGCCCGAGTAGATGAATACCTCTCATGGCATCACGCTAACATCCGGGCTAATGCTCCTAAGACCATGTGGATCAAGGTAAGGAAATTGAATATTAAAATGCAAGTAATGTTTTCCTGGCAGAATATTGAGCATTTGAACAGACCTAATTCGGAGAGAGTTTGTCACACTGAAATAACAAACCTCGGCCATTCCTAGCTGAGAGGAGCCGTCAGAGAGGGAGCTGTTCCTAATTGCTCAA from Rissa tridactyla isolate bRisTri1 chromosome 13, bRisTri1.patW.cur.20221130, whole genome shotgun sequence encodes:
- the GSTT4 gene encoding glutathione S-transferase theta-4, whose product is MGLELYLDLLSQPCRSIYIFARSNNIPFEFKHVELFKDSVLGKKQAAGSGAEQPRAGPSNSEGAGKISLLKKVPALKDGDFTLAECTAILLYLSRKYNTPDHWYPSDIQKRARVDEYLSWHHANIRANAPKTMWIKVLIPLFTGQPLPSEKLQEVMEGLSTSLKQFEERFLQDKAFIIGSEISLADLVAIVELMQPVGVGCDIFEDRPRLMEWRRRVEDAVGKELFFQAHEMILNIKELSNIQIDPQLKEHLAPVLMKMMK